One window of the Terriglobales bacterium genome contains the following:
- a CDS encoding nitroreductase/quinone reductase family protein produces the protein MKRRIVHALQKYVLNPPIKLLFAIGLVPPGYALLETTGHRSGKPRRTPVGDSRIGDQFWIVAEHGMEAGYVRNIAASPRVRVRVRHGLRLRWRSGTAHLLPEDDPRARQRWLARQRPSTLLNSLAVRGFGTSLLTVRIDLEPL, from the coding sequence ATGAAACGCCGCATTGTGCATGCGCTGCAGAAGTACGTGCTGAATCCGCCGATCAAGCTGCTGTTCGCTATCGGTTTGGTGCCGCCTGGTTATGCGCTACTGGAAACCACCGGCCACCGTAGCGGCAAGCCGCGGCGCACGCCGGTGGGAGACAGCCGCATCGGCGACCAGTTCTGGATCGTCGCCGAGCATGGCATGGAGGCAGGCTACGTGCGGAACATTGCCGCAAGCCCGCGCGTACGGGTCCGGGTGCGCCACGGGCTGCGGCTGAGGTGGCGGAGCGGTACGGCGCACCTCCTTCCGGAGGATGACCCTCGTGCCCGCCAGCGCTGGCTCGCGCGTCAGCGTCCCAGCACCTTGCTGAACAGCCTGGCCGTCCGCGGATTCGGCACCAGCCTGCTGACAGTGCGCATCGATCTGGAGCCGCTGTGA
- a CDS encoding GAF domain-containing protein encodes MATPVIAFAQLATECEKDGLTPKNGEKIAAELAKTFGVKDDEVGILRVDKSSLVFVYPAKLHNIGTIPLNTTGSVAARTFNTKRAEIINNFAQAKHTSIFEAVDTGSRPKPAPGEKVDKHAYVIQKLMSVPVMSQAGPVGVIQVCRKGMTAPASGPDFSPADLQKLVTICQALSKCFK; translated from the coding sequence ATGGCCACACCCGTCATCGCCTTCGCGCAACTGGCCACCGAGTGTGAAAAGGACGGTCTGACCCCCAAGAACGGGGAAAAGATTGCCGCCGAGCTGGCCAAGACCTTCGGCGTCAAGGACGACGAAGTCGGCATCCTGCGGGTGGATAAATCCAGCCTGGTCTTCGTCTATCCCGCCAAGCTGCATAACATCGGGACCATCCCGCTGAACACCACCGGCTCCGTCGCCGCGCGCACCTTCAACACCAAGCGCGCTGAGATCATCAACAACTTCGCCCAGGCCAAGCACACCTCCATCTTCGAAGCCGTGGATACCGGCAGCCGCCCCAAGCCTGCGCCGGGCGAAAAAGTGGACAAGCATGCCTATGTTATCCAGAAGCTGATGTCCGTCCCGGTGATGTCCCAGGCCGGTCCCGTAGGCGTCATCCAGGTGTGCCGCAAGGGCATGACCGCCCCCGCCTCCGGCCCCGACTTCTCCCCCGCCGACCTGCAGAAGCTGGTCACCATCTGCCAGGCCCTCTCCAAGTGCTTCAAGTGA
- the sdhB gene encoding succinate dehydrogenase iron-sulfur subunit produces MAEKTVVLKIKRQADPGAKPYWEEFELAWKPGMNVISAMMEIAANPVNRQGKATAPITYDSNCLEEVCGSCAMRINGRAQMACSALVDKLEQPIRLEPLSKFPVVRDLAVDRNVLFENLKRVKAWVPVDGTYDLGSGPRVYPRQQEEAYPYSRCISCCCCMEVCPQFNERTGFVGAATIGQVALFNEHPTGKVLAPERLAALMGDGGVADCAYAQNCVEACPKDIPLTRAISSVAGQVMRQAIRDLFRS; encoded by the coding sequence ATGGCCGAGAAGACGGTCGTTCTCAAGATCAAGCGACAGGCCGATCCCGGGGCCAAGCCCTACTGGGAGGAGTTTGAGCTGGCCTGGAAGCCGGGTATGAACGTGATCTCCGCCATGATGGAAATCGCCGCCAACCCGGTGAACCGCCAGGGCAAGGCCACCGCGCCCATCACGTACGACTCGAACTGCCTGGAAGAAGTGTGCGGCTCGTGCGCCATGCGCATCAACGGCCGGGCGCAGATGGCGTGCTCGGCGCTGGTGGACAAGCTGGAACAGCCCATACGGCTGGAGCCATTGTCGAAGTTTCCCGTGGTGCGCGATCTGGCGGTGGACCGCAACGTCCTGTTCGAGAACCTGAAGCGCGTGAAGGCGTGGGTGCCGGTGGATGGCACATACGACCTGGGTTCCGGGCCGCGCGTGTATCCGCGTCAGCAGGAGGAGGCGTATCCGTACTCGCGCTGCATCTCCTGCTGCTGCTGCATGGAGGTGTGCCCGCAGTTCAACGAGCGAACCGGGTTCGTGGGCGCGGCGACCATCGGCCAGGTGGCGCTGTTCAACGAACATCCTACGGGCAAGGTGCTGGCGCCAGAGCGGCTGGCGGCGCTCATGGGCGACGGCGGCGTCGCTGACTGCGCCTACGCCCAGAACTGCGTCGAGGCCTGTCCCAAGGACATCCCGCTGACGCGCGCCATCTCCAGCGTGGCCGGTCAGGTGATGCGGCAGGCCATCCGCGACCTGTTCCGGAGCTAG
- a CDS encoding NADP-dependent isocitrate dehydrogenase, translating into MAKAYNGVPVPADGQKITYRDGRFHVPDNPILPFIEGDGTGRDIWKASRRVFDAAVEKAYGGKRRVAWYEVFAGEKAFTQFQTWLPDDTVEAVREFRVAIKGPLTTPIGGGIRSLNVALRQILDLYACVRPVKYYQGVPSPVKHPERMNVIIFRENTEDVYAGIEWKQGTPEVKRLIDFLNNEMLKGTGKKVREDSGIGIKPISVTGTKRLVRMAIRHAMANGRKVVTLVHKGNIQKFTEGAFREWGYQLAQEEFRDAIVTERESWILDNKDRNPDLSIEDNARMVEPGLEFATEPFRQQVYAEVRGVLDAIYATHGKGAWKKKIMVNDRIADSIFQQVVTRPDEYQVLATPNLNGDYISDACAAQIGGLGIAPGANIGDEYAFFEATHGTAPKYADKDVINPSSVILSGVMMFDFLGWKEAARLIEDALERTIQQKLVTYDFERLMEGATKVKTSEFAGHIIANMDRVKASTAAD; encoded by the coding sequence ATGGCGAAGGCTTATAACGGCGTCCCCGTTCCGGCGGACGGGCAGAAGATCACCTACCGCGACGGGCGGTTCCACGTTCCGGACAACCCCATCCTTCCCTTCATCGAGGGTGACGGCACGGGCCGCGACATCTGGAAGGCCTCTCGGCGTGTCTTCGACGCTGCCGTGGAAAAGGCGTACGGCGGCAAGCGCCGCGTGGCCTGGTACGAGGTCTTCGCCGGCGAAAAAGCCTTCACCCAATTCCAGACGTGGCTGCCGGACGACACCGTGGAAGCTGTGCGCGAATTCCGCGTGGCCATCAAGGGCCCGCTCACCACGCCCATCGGCGGCGGCATCCGCTCGCTCAACGTGGCCCTGCGCCAGATCCTCGACCTCTACGCCTGTGTGCGTCCCGTGAAGTACTACCAGGGTGTGCCGTCGCCCGTGAAACATCCGGAGCGCATGAACGTCATCATCTTCCGCGAGAACACCGAGGACGTGTACGCCGGCATCGAGTGGAAGCAGGGAACACCGGAGGTGAAAAGGCTCATCGACTTCCTCAACAACGAGATGCTGAAGGGAACCGGGAAGAAGGTCCGCGAAGATTCCGGCATCGGTATCAAGCCCATCTCGGTCACCGGCACCAAACGCCTGGTGCGCATGGCCATCCGGCACGCCATGGCCAACGGCCGCAAGGTGGTCACGCTGGTCCATAAGGGTAACATCCAAAAATTCACCGAGGGCGCGTTCCGGGAGTGGGGATACCAGCTGGCCCAGGAGGAATTCCGTGACGCCATCGTCACCGAACGCGAAAGCTGGATCCTCGACAACAAGGACAGGAACCCGGACCTCTCCATCGAGGACAATGCCCGCATGGTCGAGCCCGGTCTGGAGTTTGCGACCGAGCCGTTCCGCCAGCAGGTGTATGCTGAAGTCCGCGGCGTGCTCGACGCCATCTATGCCACGCACGGCAAGGGTGCGTGGAAGAAGAAGATCATGGTGAACGACCGCATCGCCGACTCCATCTTCCAGCAGGTCGTCACCCGGCCGGACGAGTACCAGGTGCTGGCCACGCCCAACCTGAACGGCGACTACATCTCCGACGCCTGCGCAGCGCAGATCGGCGGCCTGGGCATCGCTCCCGGGGCCAACATCGGCGACGAGTACGCCTTCTTCGAGGCGACTCATGGCACCGCACCCAAGTACGCCGACAAGGACGTCATCAACCCCAGCTCGGTCATCCTTTCCGGCGTCATGATGTTCGACTTTCTGGGATGGAAGGAGGCCGCCCGGCTCATCGAAGATGCGCTGGAGCGCACCATCCAGCAGAAGCTGGTGACTTATGACTTTGAGCGTCTGATGGAAGGCGCCACCAAGGTCAAGACGAGCGAGTTCGCCGGCCACATCATCGCCAACATGGACCGGGTGAAGGCTTCGACGGCCGCTGACTAG
- a CDS encoding peptidylprolyl isomerase yields the protein MSRLIVAALLFVSVIACESAPQKPATAAPSTPAPAAAEAKPNMGPDPATLVGATAVIETTMGKLTCKLFAKETPKTVANFVGLAEGTRDWKHPLTKSPKVGVPLYDGTIFHRVIPDFMIQGGDPLGNGSGDPGYSFEDEIVPTLKFDRPGRLAMANSGPDTNGSQFFITEVPTPHLNGKHTIFGQCDAASVALVRKIARVPRDERNDKPFKPVKIEKITIMRAETK from the coding sequence ATGTCCCGACTGATTGTTGCTGCACTTCTGTTCGTTTCCGTGATCGCCTGCGAGTCCGCACCACAAAAGCCGGCGACCGCCGCCCCGTCGACACCGGCCCCGGCCGCTGCCGAGGCCAAACCGAATATGGGTCCCGACCCCGCTACCCTGGTCGGGGCGACGGCCGTGATCGAAACCACGATGGGCAAGCTGACGTGCAAGCTGTTCGCCAAGGAAACGCCCAAGACGGTGGCCAATTTCGTCGGACTGGCCGAGGGCACGCGCGACTGGAAGCATCCGCTCACCAAGTCGCCGAAAGTCGGCGTGCCTCTGTACGACGGCACCATCTTCCATCGCGTGATCCCGGACTTCATGATCCAGGGCGGCGACCCGCTGGGCAACGGCTCGGGCGACCCGGGCTACAGCTTCGAGGATGAGATCGTACCCACGCTGAAGTTCGACCGCCCCGGACGGCTGGCCATGGCCAACTCCGGACCGGACACCAACGGCTCGCAATTCTTCATCACCGAGGTGCCGACGCCGCACCTGAACGGCAAGCACACCATTTTCGGGCAGTGTGACGCGGCCAGCGTCGCGCTGGTGCGCAAGATCGCCCGCGTGCCCCGCGACGAGCGCAACGACAAGCCCTTCAAGCCGGTGAAGATTGAGAAGATCACCATCATGCGCGCGGAAACGAAATAG
- the sdhA gene encoding succinate dehydrogenase flavoprotein subunit, giving the protein MARAPRIIVIGGGLAGLAAVIKIAEQGGNVDLFSIVPVKRSHSVCAQGGINAAKNLKGEGDSTWKHFDDTIYGGDFLANQPPVKEMCEAAPGIIDLLDRMGVPFNRTPEGLLDFRRFGGTLYHRTAFAGATTGQQLLYALDEQVRRFEAEGKVQKFEHWEFLSAVLDGNRVCRGICAMDLRSMEVRTFPADAIIVCTGGIGAIFGKSTNSVVCTGSAQGALYQQGCYYANGEFIQVHPTAIPGEDKLRLMSESARGEGGRVWVPKNPGDKREPLSIPQSERWYFLEEWYPKYGNLVPRDVATRAIHKVVYEHGLGIDGKPMVYLDLTHIDAAILDRKLEGILEIYEKFVGDDPRKVPMKIFPGMHYTMGGLWVDFKQATNIPGIYAAGECEYQYHGANRLGANSLVSCIFGGFVAGPAALAYAKSVAKSAEAVDSGVFESERKRQEEINAGLMRSSGSENPFRLWRELGEMMTRNCTVIRYNKALEETDAKLVELLERYRRINLSDRNQWANTTVAFARQLYNMLQLSRVIAQGARMRNESRGAHYKPDFPERDDANFLKTTKAYFAADADEPRLEMEPVDTSLLPPRPRRYDVAA; this is encoded by the coding sequence ATGGCCCGCGCTCCCAGGATCATCGTGATCGGCGGCGGGCTGGCGGGCCTGGCGGCAGTGATCAAGATCGCCGAGCAGGGCGGCAACGTCGACCTGTTCTCCATCGTGCCTGTGAAGCGTTCGCACTCGGTGTGCGCGCAGGGCGGCATCAATGCGGCCAAGAACCTGAAGGGCGAAGGCGATTCCACCTGGAAGCACTTCGACGACACCATCTACGGCGGCGATTTTTTGGCCAACCAGCCCCCCGTGAAGGAAATGTGCGAGGCGGCGCCGGGCATCATCGACCTGCTGGATCGCATGGGGGTGCCGTTCAACCGCACGCCTGAAGGGCTGCTGGATTTCCGGCGCTTCGGGGGAACGCTGTATCACCGCACGGCGTTCGCCGGCGCCACCACCGGCCAGCAACTGCTCTACGCGCTCGACGAACAGGTGCGGCGGTTTGAGGCCGAAGGCAAAGTCCAGAAGTTCGAGCACTGGGAGTTCCTCTCCGCGGTGCTGGACGGCAACCGCGTGTGCCGGGGAATCTGCGCGATGGACCTGCGCAGCATGGAAGTGCGGACGTTTCCGGCCGACGCCATCATCGTGTGCACGGGCGGGATCGGGGCGATCTTCGGGAAGTCCACCAATTCGGTGGTCTGCACGGGCTCGGCGCAGGGCGCGCTCTACCAGCAGGGCTGCTACTACGCCAACGGCGAGTTCATCCAGGTACATCCCACGGCCATCCCCGGCGAGGACAAGCTGCGGCTGATGTCGGAATCGGCGCGCGGCGAGGGCGGACGGGTGTGGGTGCCGAAGAACCCCGGAGACAAGCGCGAGCCGCTCTCCATCCCGCAATCCGAGCGCTGGTACTTTCTGGAGGAGTGGTATCCGAAGTACGGGAACCTGGTGCCGCGCGACGTGGCGACGCGGGCCATCCACAAGGTGGTGTACGAGCATGGGCTGGGCATCGACGGCAAGCCCATGGTCTATCTCGACCTCACGCATATCGACGCCGCCATTTTGGACCGCAAGCTGGAAGGCATCCTGGAGATTTACGAGAAGTTCGTGGGGGACGATCCGCGCAAGGTGCCGATGAAGATATTTCCCGGCATGCACTACACCATGGGCGGACTCTGGGTGGACTTCAAGCAAGCCACGAACATTCCGGGGATCTACGCCGCCGGGGAATGCGAGTACCAGTATCACGGCGCCAACCGGCTGGGAGCGAATTCGCTGGTCTCCTGCATCTTCGGCGGATTCGTGGCCGGACCGGCAGCGCTGGCCTACGCCAAGTCGGTCGCCAAGTCAGCGGAGGCAGTGGATTCGGGCGTGTTCGAGAGCGAACGCAAACGGCAGGAGGAAATCAACGCCGGGCTGATGCGGTCGAGCGGGTCGGAGAATCCCTTCCGCTTGTGGCGTGAGCTGGGCGAGATGATGACGCGGAACTGCACGGTCATCCGCTACAACAAGGCGCTGGAGGAAACCGATGCCAAGCTGGTGGAACTGCTGGAGCGCTACCGGCGCATCAACCTGAGCGATCGCAACCAGTGGGCCAACACGACGGTGGCGTTCGCCCGCCAGCTCTACAACATGCTGCAGCTCTCGCGGGTGATCGCCCAGGGAGCGCGGATGAGGAACGAATCGCGCGGGGCGCATTACAAGCCGGACTTTCCCGAGCGCGACGACGCCAATTTCCTGAAGACAACCAAGGCGTACTTTGCGGCCGATGCCGACGAACCCCGGCTGGAGATGGAGCCGGTGGATACGTCGCTGCTTCCGCCGCGGCCGCGCCGGTACGATGTGGCGGCGTAG
- a CDS encoding dipeptidase, giving the protein MRAHVRLFVWLLVTSPVLAQTAAKPAAKPDPRAVHNSALIIDTHADTTQYFNDDFDITKGALAEGRHLDLELARRGNLGAQFFSIWVDPEAPRSQGRFALRTFEQIDSVYRQVARHPDRMMMAFSPADIQRAHAGRKLAVLMGIEGGHSIENNLALLRDYYRLGVRYMTITWSNSTDWADSSGDIDKAGVPHTKKGLTEFGEEVIREMNRLGMMVDISHVSDRTFYRTLVISRAPVIASHSSARALTNHRRNMTDDMLRAVARNNGVVMVNFYSGFVDEDYRREAAQLNAEANAAEEKLRAQLKDADAVTYYRAFNKLHREFAARVPRPPLKSLIDHIDHVAKIAGIDHVGLGSDFDGITSLPQGIDSVADLPKITEALAARGYTAEQLHKILGGNLMRVFRDVERVSHDMQAEEKADAAAAATKR; this is encoded by the coding sequence ATGAGAGCGCATGTCCGTCTGTTCGTGTGGTTGCTGGTGACGTCGCCGGTGCTTGCGCAAACGGCCGCGAAACCTGCCGCCAAACCCGACCCGCGCGCCGTTCACAACTCGGCGCTGATCATCGATACGCACGCCGACACCACGCAATATTTCAACGACGACTTCGACATCACCAAGGGCGCTCTGGCCGAGGGCCGACACCTTGATCTGGAACTTGCGCGCAGAGGCAACCTGGGCGCGCAGTTCTTCTCCATCTGGGTGGACCCGGAAGCGCCGCGCTCGCAGGGACGTTTTGCGCTCCGCACGTTTGAGCAGATCGATTCCGTGTACCGCCAGGTGGCGCGGCATCCCGATCGCATGATGATGGCGTTCAGCCCGGCCGACATCCAGCGGGCCCATGCCGGACGAAAGCTGGCCGTGCTGATGGGCATCGAGGGCGGACACTCCATCGAGAACAACTTGGCGCTGCTCAGGGATTACTACCGGCTGGGAGTGCGCTACATGACCATCACCTGGTCGAACAGCACCGACTGGGCCGATTCCTCGGGCGACATCGACAAGGCCGGCGTACCGCACACCAAGAAGGGCCTGACCGAATTCGGCGAGGAAGTGATCCGTGAGATGAACCGGCTGGGTATGATGGTGGACATCTCGCACGTCTCCGACCGCACCTTCTACCGGACGCTGGTGATCAGCCGGGCGCCAGTGATCGCGTCGCATTCTTCGGCGCGGGCGCTGACCAACCACCGGCGCAACATGACCGACGACATGCTGCGCGCCGTGGCCCGCAACAACGGCGTCGTCATGGTGAACTTCTATTCCGGCTTCGTGGACGAGGACTACCGGCGCGAGGCCGCCCAGCTCAACGCCGAGGCCAACGCCGCAGAAGAAAAGCTGCGCGCCCAGCTCAAGGATGCCGACGCGGTGACTTATTACCGGGCGTTCAACAAACTGCACCGCGAGTTCGCGGCCCGCGTGCCGAGGCCGCCCCTGAAGTCACTGATCGACCACATCGACCACGTGGCCAAGATAGCGGGCATCGACCATGTGGGCCTGGGGTCGGACTTCGACGGCATCACTTCCCTGCCCCAGGGCATCGACTCGGTCGCTGACCTGCCGAAGATTACCGAGGCGCTGGCGGCCCGCGGCTACACGGCCGAGCAGCTTCACAAGATCCTGGGCGGCAACCTGATGCGCGTGTTCCGTGACGTGGAGCGCGTCAGCCACGACATGCAGGCAGAGGAGAAAGCCGACGCAGCGGCGGCCGCGACGAAGCGTTGA
- a CDS encoding peptidylprolyl isomerase: MARTPGTYAVFDTTEGRIVCRLFEKEAPKTVANFTELAEGKREWTHPRTRQKTRDRLYDGTIFHRVIPKFMIQGGDPMGTGYGGPGYQFEDETKGSPYKFDKPGKLAMANAGPNTNGSQFFITVAPTDWLTGNHTIFGEVVEGQEVVERIVNVPRGANDKPKTDVVLNTVTIERV; this comes from the coding sequence ATGGCCCGCACACCCGGAACCTACGCCGTGTTCGACACCACCGAGGGACGCATTGTCTGCCGCCTGTTCGAGAAAGAAGCGCCCAAGACTGTCGCCAACTTCACTGAGCTTGCCGAGGGCAAGCGCGAGTGGACACATCCCCGCACGCGGCAGAAGACGCGCGACCGGCTGTACGATGGAACCATCTTCCATCGGGTGATCCCCAAGTTCATGATCCAGGGCGGCGACCCGATGGGTACCGGCTACGGCGGCCCCGGCTATCAGTTCGAAGACGAGACTAAAGGCTCGCCCTACAAGTTCGACAAGCCGGGCAAGCTGGCCATGGCCAACGCCGGACCGAACACCAACGGTTCGCAGTTCTTTATCACGGTGGCGCCTACGGACTGGCTGACCGGAAACCACACGATTTTCGGAGAGGTGGTGGAGGGCCAAGAGGTCGTGGAGCGCATCGTGAACGTGCCGCGTGGCGCTAACGACAAGCCGAAGACGGACGTGGTGTTGAACACGGTGACGATCGAAAGAGTGTGA
- the mdh gene encoding malate dehydrogenase, which translates to MRKKVTIVGSGNVGATVAHWMAAKELADLVLIDIIEGVPQGKGLDLLEAMPIEKRDVRVLGTNDYADTANSDIVVITAGIPRKPGMSRDDLLNTNYKIMQDVVGKVVANSPDCILIVVSNPLDAMAQAAYKLSRFSRNRVIGMAGVLDSARFRTFIAEELKVSVENVTAFVLGGHGDTMVPLPRYSTVAGIPIPELMDKATIDRLVQRTRDGGAEIVKYLKTGSAYYAPAAAVTEMAEAIIKDKKKILPCAAYLEGEYGISGLFVGVPCKLGARGIEDVIEIKLASEEAAALKKSADAVKELVTVIGV; encoded by the coding sequence ATGCGCAAGAAAGTAACCATCGTAGGTTCCGGCAATGTAGGCGCAACCGTAGCCCATTGGATGGCGGCCAAGGAACTGGCTGACCTGGTGCTCATCGACATCATTGAGGGCGTGCCCCAGGGCAAGGGCCTCGACCTGCTCGAGGCCATGCCCATCGAAAAGCGCGACGTGCGCGTCCTGGGCACCAACGACTACGCCGATACGGCCAACTCGGACATCGTCGTCATCACCGCCGGCATCCCGCGGAAGCCCGGCATGAGCCGCGACGACTTGCTCAACACCAACTACAAGATCATGCAGGACGTAGTGGGCAAAGTGGTGGCCAATTCGCCCGACTGCATCCTCATCGTGGTCTCGAACCCGCTGGACGCCATGGCGCAGGCGGCTTACAAGCTCTCCAGGTTTTCCCGCAACCGCGTGATCGGCATGGCCGGCGTGCTCGATTCCGCCCGCTTCCGCACCTTCATTGCCGAAGAACTCAAGGTCAGCGTGGAGAACGTGACGGCATTTGTGCTCGGGGGCCACGGCGACACCATGGTGCCGCTGCCACGCTACTCCACTGTGGCCGGGATCCCCATCCCTGAGCTGATGGACAAGGCGACAATCGACCGACTGGTGCAGCGCACTCGCGACGGCGGCGCCGAGATTGTCAAATACCTCAAGACGGGCAGCGCCTACTATGCGCCCGCTGCGGCCGTAACCGAGATGGCTGAAGCTATCATCAAGGACAAGAAGAAGATCCTGCCTTGCGCCGCCTATTTGGAAGGCGAGTACGGCATCAGCGGCCTGTTCGTCGGAGTGCCTTGCAAACTGGGCGCGCGCGGCATCGAGGACGTCATCGAGATCAAGCTGGCGTCCGAGGAAGCCGCCGCACTCAAGAAGAGCGCGGATGCGGTGAAGGAACTGGTGACGGTGATCGGCGTCTAG